A portion of the Cydia fagiglandana chromosome 7, ilCydFagi1.1, whole genome shotgun sequence genome contains these proteins:
- the LOC134666367 gene encoding uncharacterized protein LOC134666367 yields the protein MDILSIDEGDGEQVGDIEEKYYSILAKINSSLKMLNTKVTSECHNASTCKLPTIEIPFYDGKDFTKFKPFFDLFTAVIDQNSSLSDVQKLFYLRKYLQDDALAVILNLPLVNESYKEAIQLLKKRFDNRARLVANHISILLDISNIQKGTAASLRTFVSQINQQMHALKNLDEPVDKWDMLLISILSRKLDQFTHRAYQLDRDSDTMPTMAGFIEYLEKRAIALEDSHQNKHSTYYDGANKHINNKSTCYEGTHKSIPKVTNVVSKSLPPCRYCDNKDHQIYNCPIFKILPTAQRQSYVNEKHMCNICLNNHDGKCKFTFKCKMCKQGHNTLLHQERNVNVDKPRANNDDSQQPLSSDAGLHKN from the exons ATGGACATACTGAGCATTGATGAGGGCGACGGTGAACAGGTGGGAGATATTGAAGAGAAATActattccatattagcaaaaaTAAATAGTTCTCTTAAAATGTTAAATACAAAAGTGACTTCGGAGTGCCACAACGCATCCACATGTAAGTTACCCACAATTGAAATACCCTTTTACGACGGAAAGGACTTCACTAAATTCAAACCcttttttgacttatttactGCTGTCATTGATCAGAATAGCTCGCTGTCTGATGTGCAAAAGCTTTTTTATTTGAGAAAGTACCTACAGGACGATGCGTTGGCGGTTATTCTGAACTTGCCGTTGGTAAATGAGTCATATAAAGAAGCAATACAATTGTTAAAAAAGAGATTTGACAACAGGGCTAGATTGGTTGCAAATCATATAAGTATATTGTTAGATATTTCTAATATACAAAAGGGCACAGCGGCTTCCTTACGAACATTTGTTTCACAAATAAATCAACAGATGCATGCATTAAAAAATTTAGATGAACCCGTTGATAAATGGGACATGCTTTTAATATCAATTTTGAGTCGAAAGTTAGATCAGTTCACACACCGGGCATACCAGTTAGACCGGGACTCTGACACCATGCCTACGATGGCTGGTTTCATTGAATATTTAGAAAAGCGTGCTATAGCGCTCGAAGATAGTCATCAAAATAAACATAGTACCTACTATGATGGTGCTAAcaaacatattaataataaaagtacTTGCTATGAAGGTACTCACAAATCAATACCTAAGGTTACAAATGTGGTATCGAAGTCGTTGCCGCCCTGTAGGTATTGTGATAATAAAgaccatcagatatataactgtcccatatttaaaattttacctACTGCCCAGAGGCAATCTTATGTAAATGAAAAACACATGTGTAATATATGCCTTAATAACCATGATGGTAAAtgtaaatttacttttaaatgtaaaatgtgTAAACAGGGCCACAACACATTGCTGCACCAGGAGCGCAATGTGAACGTGGACAAGCCCAGGGCAAATAATGATGACAGTCAGCAGCCACTATCATCTGATGCTG GGCTGCATAAAAACTGA